The following are encoded in a window of Brevibacillus ruminantium genomic DNA:
- a CDS encoding RNA-binding S4 domain-containing protein, translated as MRLDKYLKVSRLIKRRTLAKDVCDQSRVQINDRPAKASSSVKIGDKLDIRFGQKIVSVKVEDIKENPRKEEAASLYRVIGEVPVPRDEKEENDYLKGV; from the coding sequence ATGAGATTGGACAAGTATCTCAAAGTGTCCCGCTTAATCAAGCGGCGGACGCTGGCAAAAGATGTGTGCGACCAAAGCCGGGTGCAGATCAATGACCGACCGGCCAAGGCTTCCAGCTCGGTCAAAATCGGCGACAAGCTGGATATCCGCTTTGGACAGAAAATCGTTTCCGTCAAAGTGGAAGATATCAAGGAAAACCCGCGCAAGGAAGAGGCTGCTTCACTCTACAGGGTGATCGGCGAAGTGCCTGTGCCGCGTGATGAAAAAGAGGAAAATGACTATCTAAAAGGAGTGTAG
- a CDS encoding tetratricopeptide repeat protein, with the protein MGKVMLFSILWWITGNPFVALLIILIVLYALDLRFVRLLPDVTKPFRRNSRIAALRRELRLNPHDTSAKVELARLLMEKGQYQEALAYLDEVALIMQESAEVISDRGICLLKTGRVEEGEAILKKALEMNPRVKYGEPYLRLGEAFAKHNQTEKALAYLEELTGIQTSSAEVYYKLGMLYTQIGQKEKARQAFSEAVEVYRGLPKYKKRTERRWALLSWMKSKG; encoded by the coding sequence GTGGGAAAAGTCATGTTGTTTTCGATCTTGTGGTGGATTACGGGGAACCCGTTTGTGGCATTGCTCATCATCCTGATCGTTCTGTACGCACTCGATTTGCGCTTTGTTCGCCTGCTGCCGGATGTGACGAAGCCGTTTCGGCGGAACAGTCGGATCGCTGCTTTGCGTCGGGAGCTGCGGCTAAACCCGCATGATACCTCGGCAAAAGTAGAGCTGGCCCGTTTGTTGATGGAAAAAGGCCAGTACCAGGAGGCGCTGGCCTACCTGGATGAAGTGGCATTGATCATGCAAGAGTCAGCGGAAGTGATCAGCGACCGGGGAATCTGTCTGCTCAAAACAGGCCGAGTAGAAGAAGGGGAAGCCATTCTGAAAAAGGCGCTGGAGATGAATCCCCGGGTTAAATACGGAGAGCCCTATCTGCGGTTGGGAGAGGCGTTCGCCAAACACAATCAGACGGAGAAGGCCCTGGCCTATCTGGAAGAATTGACAGGGATTCAAACTTCATCGGCGGAAGTGTATTACAAGCTGGGTATGCTCTACACCCAGATCGGGCAAAAGGAAAAAGCCCGCCAAGCCTTTTCGGAAGCTGTGGAGGTCTACCGGGGATTGCCCAAATACAAAAAGCGGACAGAGAGACGATGGGCGCTTCTGTCCTGGATGAAAAGCAAAGGATGA
- a CDS encoding copper amine oxidase N-terminal domain-containing protein yields MHKSAKKGLAALMAATVLTAPLAISPMTAHALTLEDIKAEDTDTREETEYTLEFELDENLRRGETITVEFDSGFSIKNLRESDVTLRDDDRHKISIDKVKVKSRSVEITVDEKISSGTVLTLTIDRVTNPSSKGRYTISVETENERADSDYIQIGSSSSSSKNSSKDVSVSQSSYEEGATTSITIGKFNLDKSDKLKQGKYIYVDFPHRDMLPRKIDKADVKVNGTRAADVTISGSDRVKIEIPKGADGDTNLKLEFSSDAGIKNPESGSKYTYKITYDSRDYETDSFEIKGGKRSAFDVRLSDKGVGARTSYSFDVSLSERVYADTPISVEFPRTEMIPPVISNLYVTVNGKNVSSLGVSGSKVSFRTPSGFTNSNKLNIEFDYDAFVRNPNTPGSYDIIVTVDGRKYYSSSFDISGTPIVNPTQPTTPPPVPVQVDNSSATLTLTKSLPQTATGMQVAIRSLGMPLVKNRDFIEIVMPIGFRVPAYIAPQTVTLNGVTPAFVGVRGQNLIIVPGQDIPAKTGVNISMLETSGIVTPAAGGVYNIGVYSSEEPGILFSRTVNVVPTNSVTFQASVGSFMKNGKKIALPAAPFAVNGHTLMPAPFFRDGLGVSTTFTNSTAKIVGNGKTIQFKVGSNIATVNGKNVTLPVAVQARNNVPVVPLRFVLDQLQYKISFNNGHYAVFK; encoded by the coding sequence ATGCACAAAAGCGCGAAAAAGGGACTGGCTGCGCTGATGGCGGCCACGGTACTTACTGCACCGTTAGCAATTAGCCCAATGACGGCTCATGCACTGACACTGGAGGATATTAAAGCCGAGGATACCGATACGAGAGAAGAAACCGAATATACACTCGAATTTGAACTGGACGAAAATTTAAGAAGAGGAGAAACGATCACAGTCGAATTCGATTCTGGATTTAGTATTAAAAATTTGCGCGAATCGGATGTCACCCTGAGAGATGATGATCGGCATAAGATTAGTATCGATAAGGTCAAAGTGAAATCGCGAAGTGTCGAGATCACCGTCGATGAAAAAATTAGTTCTGGTACGGTTCTTACGCTGACAATTGATCGTGTCACCAATCCATCCAGCAAGGGCAGATACACGATCAGTGTGGAAACAGAAAATGAAAGAGCAGATAGTGACTATATCCAGATCGGAAGCAGCTCTTCCAGCAGCAAAAACAGCTCCAAAGACGTATCGGTCAGCCAAAGCAGTTATGAAGAAGGCGCAACCACATCGATTACGATCGGAAAGTTTAACCTGGACAAATCGGATAAATTGAAGCAGGGCAAGTACATTTATGTGGACTTCCCTCACCGGGACATGTTGCCGAGAAAAATCGACAAAGCCGATGTCAAGGTGAACGGAACCAGAGCCGCAGATGTTACGATTTCGGGCAGTGACCGGGTGAAAATTGAGATCCCGAAAGGCGCTGACGGGGATACCAACCTCAAGCTGGAATTTTCCTCGGATGCCGGCATCAAAAACCCGGAGTCTGGCAGCAAATACACGTACAAGATTACGTACGACAGCAGAGACTACGAAACCGACAGCTTTGAGATCAAGGGAGGCAAACGGAGTGCGTTTGATGTAAGGCTCTCCGACAAGGGCGTAGGAGCGCGGACCAGCTACAGCTTTGATGTCAGCCTGAGCGAACGCGTCTATGCCGATACACCGATCTCAGTCGAATTCCCGCGTACGGAGATGATTCCGCCGGTTATCTCCAACCTGTACGTGACAGTAAACGGGAAGAACGTTTCTTCACTGGGCGTAAGCGGAAGCAAAGTGTCATTCCGTACACCGTCCGGCTTTACCAACAGCAACAAGCTGAACATCGAGTTTGACTATGATGCTTTCGTGCGCAACCCGAACACCCCGGGAAGCTATGACATCATTGTCACGGTCGATGGCAGAAAGTATTATTCCAGCAGTTTTGATATTTCCGGCACACCGATTGTCAATCCGACTCAGCCGACGACGCCTCCACCGGTGCCGGTGCAGGTGGACAACAGCTCGGCTACTTTAACCTTGACCAAATCATTGCCGCAGACGGCAACCGGGATGCAAGTCGCGATCCGTTCCCTGGGCATGCCTTTGGTGAAAAACCGCGATTTTATTGAGATCGTCATGCCGATCGGTTTCCGTGTTCCGGCCTACATTGCGCCGCAAACAGTGACACTCAACGGCGTGACTCCAGCATTCGTGGGCGTGCGCGGACAAAATCTGATTATCGTTCCCGGACAAGATATTCCTGCGAAAACAGGAGTCAACATCAGCATGCTCGAAACGTCGGGAATCGTCACACCTGCTGCAGGTGGCGTGTACAATATCGGCGTTTACTCTTCCGAGGAACCAGGCATTTTGTTCTCGCGCACAGTGAATGTCGTACCGACCAACTCGGTTACGTTCCAGGCGAGCGTGGGCTCCTTCATGAAGAATGGCAAGAAGATTGCTTTGCCAGCCGCACCATTTGCCGTCAACGGACATACGCTGATGCCGGCACCTTTCTTCCGGGATGGTCTGGGCGTTTCGACCACGTTCACCAACAGCACAGCGAAAATTGTAGGCAATGGCAAAACGATTCAATTCAAAGTGGGCTCCAACATCGCGACGGTCAATGGCAAGAACGTTACACTGCCGGTAGCCGTACAAGCGAGAAACAATGTGCCGGTGGTTCCACTGCGTTTTGTGCTTGATCAACTGCAGTACAAGATTTCGTTTAACAACGGCCATTATGCCGTATTCAAATAA
- the yabP gene encoding sporulation protein YabP: MNDHVKRPRHEVVMINRRSLAISGVKNVESFDSEEFLLETEGGFLTIRGQNLHMKNLSLETGEVAIEGLVHDLAYLEQGQATDRSRGFFGKLFK, from the coding sequence ATGAACGACCATGTGAAGCGTCCACGCCACGAAGTTGTGATGATCAATCGACGCAGCTTGGCGATTTCCGGAGTGAAAAACGTCGAGAGCTTTGATAGTGAAGAGTTTTTGCTGGAGACGGAAGGCGGCTTTTTAACCATACGCGGACAGAACCTGCACATGAAAAATCTGAGCCTGGAGACTGGCGAAGTGGCTATTGAGGGACTGGTACACGATTTGGCGTATCTGGAACAAGGGCAGGCCACAGACCGGTCGAGAGGATTTTTCGGGAAGTTATTCAAGTGA
- the yabQ gene encoding spore cortex biosynthesis protein YabQ — translation MSIAVQFQTVLAMTACGAILGMGFDTYHVFSRKGKIPVWLSFFLDILFWVGSMALVFWILIQVNDGIVRFPIFLGMLFGAWVYFVIGSKKYIQFLNAVIKFLRWLYRTIVLLIYTLIVRPVLLLYKLIFMVVTFLMTIIMTIFGYVWKLIRFLSSPFARWGQHLGKGIYRKWAGFWGSFKKWLFSGKKKQK, via the coding sequence GTGAGTATCGCCGTTCAGTTTCAAACCGTTCTGGCCATGACAGCGTGCGGAGCGATCCTCGGAATGGGATTTGACACGTACCACGTGTTTTCGAGAAAGGGAAAAATTCCGGTCTGGCTCTCTTTCTTTCTGGATATCCTGTTTTGGGTAGGCAGCATGGCATTGGTATTCTGGATTCTCATCCAGGTAAACGACGGAATTGTGCGGTTCCCCATATTTCTGGGTATGTTGTTTGGTGCGTGGGTGTATTTTGTCATAGGAAGTAAGAAGTATATTCAATTCTTGAATGCCGTGATAAAATTTCTACGTTGGTTATATCGAACCATAGTACTATTGATCTATACCCTAATTGTTCGACCCGTGTTACTTTTGTATAAATTGATCTTCATGGTCGTTACCTTTTTGATGACCATCATCATGACGATTTTTGGATACGTTTGGAAGCTGATTCGATTTTTATCGTCTCCTTTTGCCAGATGGGGTCAGCATTTGGGGAAAGGAATATACAGAAAATGGGCAGGATTCTGGGGCTCGTTCAAGAAATGGTTATTCTCCGGAAAGAAGAAGCAGAAGTAA
- a CDS encoding FtsB family cell division protein yields the protein MKTVPPSKPNNRKGQKRRIRLVLFFVLCLFIWTGYTLYMQSGVLAEKKAELDLLKQEITAVQNEQAELTYKASRLYDEEYIAELARKQFFYTKPGESIYVIPE from the coding sequence TTGAAGACCGTCCCCCCCTCCAAACCGAATAATCGAAAAGGACAAAAGCGCAGAATCCGCCTTGTTCTCTTCTTCGTGCTTTGCTTGTTCATCTGGACTGGCTATACCCTTTACATGCAAAGCGGAGTCCTGGCCGAGAAAAAGGCAGAGCTTGACTTACTCAAGCAAGAAATCACTGCCGTCCAAAATGAGCAGGCGGAGCTTACGTACAAGGCCAGCCGCCTTTATGACGAGGAGTACATCGCAGAGCTGGCACGAAAGCAGTTCTTCTACACAAAACCAGGAGAAAGCATTTACGTGATACCGGAATAG
- a CDS encoding S1 RNA-binding domain-containing protein: MGVEVGSKLEGKVTGITKFGAFVELPGGETGLVHISEIAPTYVKDIHEHLKLGDKVIVKVLNIRDGKIGLSIKKAQEKERPPRQHRERTEGFEEKLNRFIKESEDRQTSLRKKRDKRGRSR, translated from the coding sequence ATGGGAGTTGAAGTGGGGAGCAAACTGGAAGGGAAAGTGACAGGCATCACGAAATTCGGTGCTTTCGTCGAGCTGCCCGGAGGTGAAACGGGGCTCGTCCACATCAGTGAGATTGCACCGACGTATGTAAAGGACATTCACGAGCACCTGAAGCTCGGGGACAAGGTCATAGTCAAGGTGTTGAATATCCGGGACGGAAAGATCGGTCTCTCCATCAAGAAAGCCCAAGAAAAAGAGCGGCCTCCTCGCCAGCATCGTGAGCGAACGGAAGGCTTTGAAGAAAAGCTGAACCGATTTATCAAAGAGAGCGAAGATCGCCAGACGTCTTTGAGAAAAAAGCGGGACAAGAGGGGACGAAGTCGTTAA
- the spoIIE gene encoding stage II sporulation protein E, whose product MINKNVTSTGHMWARRVSQQWDSTTGSWGEKIAETVQKWKLLPFLMGFLLGRALILEELTPFIVPYFMVMYYLRKDTVLACGAALILGAFTHTVPMGLQAVMSVALSLAVCKWSERLRRKDFSRTPLLVLVTVFSSHLLFDAITNQVNTYQLVMVAVEAVLSFVLTLIFIQSLSIIHLAKPYEPLKSEEIVSLVILLASLMTGTVDWTIEGLSMEHVLSRYLLLLFAFAGGGTIGAAVGVVTGLILSLANVNALMQINLLAFSGLLAGLLKEGGKVGVSAGLLMGTAILAIYGGAEETLYLSLVETGLAIILFLLTPAGVWKNVSRFIPGTPENLQSHQMYMRRVRDVTAGKIQQFSELFVQLSRSFAQTADAEEYDEQTDALLSRVTEFTCQRCWKREQCWERDTEAVYQGMVWMMEKVQETGSLAGVAPPREWERRCIKTEKVITVMEQEYDRQQAFDLLKKQVKESRKLVADQLSGVSRVMSDFAREIQREGMELSLQEKQVSQALEGLGLSVRRVEIHNLEEGKVDIEISQPSCYGRDECAKIVAPMLTEILGENIVVRERQCEAQKDGSCTMCLTSAKTFEIDIGVAGAAKDGKLLSGDSFRTMDLGNGKMALAISDGMGNGERAYLESQSALDMLQQLLRSGLDEKLSIKTVNSVLALRSTDEMFATVDLALVDLQTAHTRFVKIGSTPSFVKRGADVITITANNLPVGILEEIEVDVISRTLKPGDLLVMMSDGIYEAPRHIENRQAWMKRILSELETNDPQEVADLLLERVIRQHSGQIVDDMTVLVARIDRFVPQWSAIQVHGMPKLERPRIVS is encoded by the coding sequence ATGATCAATAAAAACGTTACGAGTACCGGTCATATGTGGGCACGACGTGTCTCACAACAATGGGATTCCACAACGGGAAGTTGGGGAGAGAAAATCGCGGAAACGGTTCAGAAATGGAAGCTGCTACCCTTCCTCATGGGCTTTTTATTGGGACGAGCCTTGATTTTGGAGGAATTGACTCCCTTCATCGTTCCCTATTTCATGGTAATGTACTACTTGCGGAAGGACACCGTTTTGGCTTGCGGTGCGGCCCTGATTCTGGGCGCCTTTACGCATACGGTTCCGATGGGGTTGCAGGCTGTCATGAGCGTGGCGCTTTCACTGGCTGTTTGCAAATGGAGCGAGCGGCTGCGTCGCAAGGACTTCTCACGGACACCGCTGCTCGTATTGGTCACCGTGTTTAGCAGCCATCTCTTGTTTGATGCGATTACCAATCAGGTGAACACCTACCAATTGGTCATGGTGGCGGTGGAAGCTGTTCTCAGCTTTGTGCTCACCCTGATTTTTATACAGTCTCTGTCGATCATTCATCTGGCGAAGCCGTATGAGCCGTTAAAAAGCGAAGAGATCGTTTCCCTGGTGATCCTGCTCGCATCCCTGATGACAGGAACGGTAGACTGGACGATTGAGGGCCTGTCCATGGAGCATGTTTTGTCGCGGTACCTGCTGCTGCTGTTTGCCTTTGCGGGGGGAGGCACGATTGGAGCGGCGGTAGGAGTAGTAACGGGTCTGATTCTCAGCTTGGCCAATGTCAATGCGTTAATGCAGATTAATCTGTTGGCGTTTTCCGGTCTGCTGGCCGGTCTTTTGAAAGAGGGCGGGAAGGTTGGTGTGTCGGCCGGTCTGTTGATGGGTACCGCCATTTTGGCCATTTATGGGGGAGCCGAGGAAACCTTATACCTGTCGCTGGTGGAAACCGGACTTGCCATCATCCTGTTCCTGCTGACTCCGGCGGGTGTCTGGAAAAACGTCTCGCGATTTATCCCCGGAACACCGGAAAATCTGCAGTCGCATCAGATGTATATGCGCAGGGTTCGGGACGTGACAGCCGGCAAGATTCAGCAGTTTTCCGAACTGTTTGTCCAGCTTTCCCGCAGCTTCGCCCAGACAGCCGATGCCGAAGAGTACGATGAACAGACAGATGCTTTGCTGAGCCGGGTGACAGAGTTTACCTGCCAGCGTTGCTGGAAAAGAGAGCAGTGCTGGGAAAGAGATACGGAGGCCGTGTACCAGGGGATGGTCTGGATGATGGAGAAGGTGCAAGAGACGGGATCGTTGGCCGGAGTGGCACCTCCGCGCGAATGGGAGAGAAGATGCATCAAGACGGAAAAGGTGATCACGGTCATGGAACAGGAGTACGATCGTCAGCAAGCCTTTGATCTGTTGAAAAAACAAGTAAAGGAAAGCCGCAAGCTGGTCGCCGATCAACTGTCCGGTGTCTCCCGGGTGATGAGCGATTTTGCCCGCGAGATTCAGCGGGAAGGCATGGAGCTGAGTCTGCAGGAAAAGCAGGTCTCGCAAGCCTTGGAGGGATTGGGTTTGTCTGTGCGGCGCGTCGAGATTCACAACCTGGAGGAGGGCAAGGTCGATATCGAAATCAGCCAACCCTCCTGTTACGGCAGAGACGAGTGTGCCAAGATCGTCGCTCCGATGCTGACGGAGATTCTGGGCGAGAACATCGTGGTGAGGGAGCGGCAATGTGAGGCGCAAAAAGACGGGAGCTGCACGATGTGCCTGACATCAGCTAAAACCTTTGAGATTGATATAGGGGTTGCCGGAGCGGCCAAAGACGGAAAGCTGCTTTCGGGGGACAGCTTCCGAACGATGGATCTGGGCAACGGAAAGATGGCGCTGGCAATCAGTGACGGGATGGGCAATGGAGAGCGTGCCTATCTGGAGAGCCAATCGGCGTTGGACATGCTTCAGCAGCTGCTTCGCTCCGGCCTCGATGAGAAGCTCTCGATCAAAACCGTGAACTCGGTTCTGGCCCTCCGCTCGACCGATGAAATGTTTGCGACGGTGGACCTTGCCCTGGTCGACTTGCAGACTGCACATACACGCTTCGTCAAGATCGGGTCTACGCCCAGCTTTGTCAAAAGAGGGGCCGATGTGATTACGATTACCGCTAACAACCTCCCGGTGGGGATTTTGGAGGAGATCGAGGTGGATGTCATCTCGCGCACCTTAAAGCCAGGTGATCTGCTCGTGATGATGTCAGATGGCATCTACGAAGCGCCGCGCCATATCGAGAACCGCCAGGCCTGGATGAAGCGGATTCTCTCGGAGCTGGAGACCAATGATCCGCAAGAGGTAGCTGATCTGTTGCTGGAGAGGGTGATCCGGCAGCATTCCGGCCAGATCGTGGATGACATGACCGTACTGGTGGCGAGAATTGACAGATTTGTTCCGCAATGGTCGGCGATCCAGGTACACGGAATGCCCAAGCTGGAACGACCGAGAATCGTCAGCTAG
- a CDS encoding DeoR/GlpR family DNA-binding transcription regulator, with amino-acid sequence MLTPERHQLILSMLKEKGVARIHELVERTGASESTVRRDLSDLEEQRLLKRVHGGAALLQNKLEEPSVQEKSVKYEREKIAIAKYAASLIEESDSIFIDAGTTTHHLLSFIPHENIVVVTNGVDIALQLSNRQIKTILLGGEMKAATLSLVGRDALKTISQYRFDKCFLGMNGIDKRHGLTTPDPDEAHVKQMALQYSDQSFVLCDSNKFSRVTFAKVGELDEATLITDDGLHEEEIREYGALTQLKVVKA; translated from the coding sequence ATGCTTACGCCTGAACGACATCAGCTTATTTTGAGCATGCTCAAAGAAAAAGGAGTTGCCCGGATTCACGAGCTGGTTGAGAGAACCGGCGCATCTGAATCAACTGTAAGAAGAGACCTGAGTGATCTGGAAGAACAGCGTTTGTTAAAACGCGTTCACGGCGGAGCAGCACTGCTGCAGAACAAGCTGGAAGAGCCCTCTGTCCAGGAAAAATCAGTGAAATATGAGCGGGAAAAGATCGCGATTGCCAAATATGCGGCCAGTCTGATCGAAGAGAGCGACTCGATTTTTATCGATGCGGGTACGACGACGCATCATCTGCTTTCTTTTATTCCGCACGAAAATATCGTGGTGGTGACCAATGGCGTAGATATCGCCTTGCAGCTCAGCAATAGGCAGATCAAAACGATTTTGCTTGGCGGCGAAATGAAAGCGGCTACATTGTCATTGGTGGGTCGCGACGCTTTGAAAACCATCAGCCAATACCGCTTCGACAAATGCTTTCTGGGGATGAACGGGATCGATAAGCGGCATGGATTGACCACGCCTGATCCAGACGAGGCCCATGTCAAGCAAATGGCTCTTCAGTATTCGGACCAAAGCTTCGTCCTCTGTGATTCCAACAAGTTTTCCCGCGTCACTTTTGCCAAGGTCGGGGAGCTGGATGAAGCGACCCTGATTACCGATGATGGCTTGCATGAAGAAGAGATCCGCGAATACGGAGCATTGACACAACTAAAAGTGGTGAAAGCATGA
- the pfkB gene encoding 1-phosphofructokinase, translated as MIYTVTLNPSIDYHIWMDAWTEREIHKAQREQKVAGGKGINVSKVLNILGMESTALGFVGGFFGAFIQHELEQEGIAHRLIRTRQESRLNIKIKAQSETDISGTSPAISEEELAALYSQLDELTADDYLVLAGSVPRGIPDTVYQSIMKRLGPRGVRIFLDASGKALADGLAEKPFLIKPNHHELGELFGVEITTHEEAVTYGKKALEAGAQHVIVSMAEQGAVFVSRDGVYVARIPKQPPVNSIGAGDSMVAGFLYGFTRGMSSEEAFRFAVAAGSSTALSEGFCTHEKIREISPKITVTTVEG; from the coding sequence ATGATTTACACAGTGACCTTGAATCCTTCAATTGACTATCACATTTGGATGGACGCCTGGACAGAAAGAGAGATTCACAAGGCGCAGCGAGAACAAAAGGTTGCCGGAGGAAAGGGAATCAACGTCTCCAAGGTACTGAACATCCTGGGGATGGAAAGTACGGCTTTGGGTTTTGTGGGCGGTTTTTTTGGCGCCTTTATCCAGCATGAGCTGGAGCAGGAAGGCATCGCTCACAGGCTGATTCGCACCCGGCAGGAATCCCGCCTCAACATCAAAATCAAGGCGCAATCGGAAACGGATATCAGCGGGACGTCGCCGGCCATTTCGGAAGAGGAGCTTGCAGCCTTGTACAGCCAGCTTGATGAGTTGACGGCTGATGATTACCTGGTGTTGGCCGGCAGCGTGCCCCGGGGCATCCCGGATACCGTTTATCAAAGCATCATGAAACGATTGGGTCCCCGCGGCGTGCGGATTTTTCTGGACGCGAGCGGGAAAGCGCTGGCGGACGGATTGGCAGAAAAGCCTTTTCTCATCAAACCGAATCATCATGAGCTGGGCGAGTTGTTCGGCGTGGAGATCACCACGCATGAAGAGGCTGTAACCTATGGGAAAAAAGCGTTGGAGGCAGGGGCACAGCACGTCATCGTCTCGATGGCGGAGCAGGGCGCAGTCTTTGTCAGCCGAGATGGGGTGTACGTCGCTCGTATCCCGAAACAGCCTCCTGTCAATTCCATTGGAGCAGGAGATTCCATGGTGGCCGGCTTTTTGTATGGATTCACTAGGGGGATGTCCAGCGAGGAAGCATTTCGCTTTGCTGTGGCAGCAGGCAGTTCCACTGCTTTATCGGAAGGCTTCTGCACGCACGAGAAGATTCGAGAAATATCTCCGAAGATCACGGTGACAACCGTGGAAGGGTAA